Proteins encoded together in one Coffea arabica cultivar ET-39 chromosome 2c, Coffea Arabica ET-39 HiFi, whole genome shotgun sequence window:
- the LOC113722961 gene encoding cytokinin riboside 5'-monophosphate phosphoribohydrolase LOG1-like isoform X2 translates to MKGDEGTSSANEAVKKKFNRICVFCGSRAGYKSSFSDAALQLGKELVNRKIDLVYGGGSVGLMGLVSKTVYEGGCHVLGIIPRALLPHEISGKTYGELKIVADMHQRKSEMEKHADAFIALPGGYGTMEEFLEMITWAQLGIHEKPVGLLNVDGYYDGLLALFDKGVEEGFIADSARHIMALADTAEELIKKMEEYAPIHERVAPRQSWEVDQLLESTTTTQVGESLTS, encoded by the exons ATGAAAGGAGATGAAGGGACATCGTCAGCAAATGAGGCTGTAAAGAAAAAGTTCAATAGAATCTGTGTTTTTTGTGGTAGTAGAGCAGGTTACAAATCATCTTTCAGTGATGCAGCTCTTCAGCTTGGAAAAGAACTG GTAAACAGAAAGATTGATCTTGTTTATGGTGGAGGAAGTGTAGGCTTGATGGGATTAGTCTCAAAAACAGTATATGAAGGAGGTTGTCATGTTCTCGG AATAATTCCTAGAGCTCTACTGCCGCATGAG ATATCAGGGAAAACGTATGGAGAGCTAAAAATAGTTGCAGACATGCACCAAAGAAAATCAGAAATGGAAAAGCATGCTGATGCTTTCATTGCACTTCCAG GAGGTTATGGAACCATGGaagaattcttggagatgatTACTTGGGCTCAGTTGGGAATTCATGAAAAGCCA GTGGGGTTGTTAAATGTTGATGGCTACTATGATGGCTTGCTTGCATTGTTTGACAAGGGTGTGGAGGAAGGTTTCATAGCAGATTCAGCAAGACATATAATGGCTTTAGCTGACACAGCAGAGGAGTTGATCAAGAAAATGGAG GAGTATGCACCAATCCATGAGAGGGTTGCACCAAGACAAAGTTGGGAAGTGGACCAATTATTAGAGTCTACTACTACTACACAAGTGGGGGAATCCCTAACCTCTTAG
- the LOC113722961 gene encoding cytokinin riboside 5'-monophosphate phosphoribohydrolase LOG1-like isoform X1, with protein sequence MKGDEGTSSANEAVKKKFNRICVFCGSRAGYKSSFSDAALQLGKELVMFKVNRKIDLVYGGGSVGLMGLVSKTVYEGGCHVLGIIPRALLPHEISGKTYGELKIVADMHQRKSEMEKHADAFIALPGGYGTMEEFLEMITWAQLGIHEKPVGLLNVDGYYDGLLALFDKGVEEGFIADSARHIMALADTAEELIKKMEEYAPIHERVAPRQSWEVDQLLESTTTTQVGESLTS encoded by the exons ATGAAAGGAGATGAAGGGACATCGTCAGCAAATGAGGCTGTAAAGAAAAAGTTCAATAGAATCTGTGTTTTTTGTGGTAGTAGAGCAGGTTACAAATCATCTTTCAGTGATGCAGCTCTTCAGCTTGGAAAAGAACTGGTAATGTTCAAA GTAAACAGAAAGATTGATCTTGTTTATGGTGGAGGAAGTGTAGGCTTGATGGGATTAGTCTCAAAAACAGTATATGAAGGAGGTTGTCATGTTCTCGG AATAATTCCTAGAGCTCTACTGCCGCATGAG ATATCAGGGAAAACGTATGGAGAGCTAAAAATAGTTGCAGACATGCACCAAAGAAAATCAGAAATGGAAAAGCATGCTGATGCTTTCATTGCACTTCCAG GAGGTTATGGAACCATGGaagaattcttggagatgatTACTTGGGCTCAGTTGGGAATTCATGAAAAGCCA GTGGGGTTGTTAAATGTTGATGGCTACTATGATGGCTTGCTTGCATTGTTTGACAAGGGTGTGGAGGAAGGTTTCATAGCAGATTCAGCAAGACATATAATGGCTTTAGCTGACACAGCAGAGGAGTTGATCAAGAAAATGGAG GAGTATGCACCAATCCATGAGAGGGTTGCACCAAGACAAAGTTGGGAAGTGGACCAATTATTAGAGTCTACTACTACTACACAAGTGGGGGAATCCCTAACCTCTTAG
- the LOC113727091 gene encoding uncharacterized protein yields METTTEVLHSSSSSSSISDSSNNDKGPWSAETTWAIASGSLESSVTFDSSDDSPELPESDSPRKLPPLILNPPAPDPGPCEIKLHLLQKYNIRQIYVRSTARVYEVYCAQSKNSGNEYLCTVRCSIAERDEQVLQAVNVEELSKECVKHAAVGLPEEKSSGGEHNAPSDDDWVEVKVVSSPTLENGTGSLSNETISNTERHIQDYYEATVEISDSDPCTSLIIRLLSLQNKGVVYIDEVYIYAELVDSTDSESLAPQVNCATGSSLMAMFVPTLLQMSKSCASPTQGEQPSDKLGKASKVKNLPKSIDLNENPAYFYQGQKFCADQQYIKLQDVGGSNAESVKSVLPNQTVKEDESFDPVVKNESPCSRIEKVLEQLVSRVSRIEEVCLRFEENMLKPINSMELRIQQVEQQLESLTKNAHDSGFPTGTRICAPSFSCESNSSSFHNGGSDCQPCRGPELERKEIPSVAFANPSDGFANSVNAPRFLPGLVVTVPEFSCGDDEQDDDVLESVNENNQDHEVLKSLKDSSGERRKIDDILAAALSTFLSSASDHPSRCEQTSVVASDTEIISQKGQLENLQILPSNAREAATCITVSEEPPKYTQILTVTAPEFTSEENGDEEDSECAQPPTPEASSFASKKSEDNSEVPFCDAEIGVSVVTSDSSDFFGNKSASDLFSISNAVLLTGRGVPNNILPGDAHSGGAHVQDQSLQESTTFSSLSSTADQAKGSVETDVCETIKETNQGQPSTVSSPTKKYVHSLGADVQNHFSKEDTTSSLLERSISLSADRDKNYAQIDVCQTIEKTGIDSDESKDVLEKYFGCHTSGGSHKERIAAGGAHSIAAKGPEIDMLQNVSKTASLVDFKLPILDVQFAAHENCSTQPPLEALLSDLSEFSFGANSLGKGGGDLDTAKEMDNLYRDDCETIDPVTSRRLLVDLGIYDMVVSSDEESGHDDYRNACNHHEMVASLI; encoded by the exons ATGGAAACCACTACTGAGGTTCTtcacagcagcagcagcagcagtagcATTAGTGACAGCAGTAATAACGATAAAGGGCCATGGAGCGCCGAAACAACATGGGCAATCGCTTCCGGGTCTCTAGAAAGCTCCGTCACCTTCGATTCGTCCGACGATTCTCCGGAACTACCCGAGTCCGATTCCCCTCGGAAGTTGCCTCCGCTTATCCTAAACCCTCCCGCACCGGATCCTGGCCCCTGCGAAATTAAGC TACATTTGTTGCAGAAGTACAATATTCGGCAAATTTATGTTCGAAGTACTGCTCGTGTATATGAAGTGTATTGTGCACAATCTAAGAATAGTGGGAATGAGTACCTCTGTACTGTTCGCTGTAGCATTGCTGAAAGAGATGAACAAGTACTCCAAGCAGTCAATGTTGAAGAACTTTCTAAAGAATGTGTGAAACATGCTGCCGTAGGATTACCTGAAGAGAAATCTTCTGGTGGAGAACATAATGCCCCTTCTGACGATGATTGGGTGGAGGTTAAAGTTGTTTCCTCTCCCACACTTGAGAATGGAACAGGATCTTTGTCAAATGAGACAATTTCCAACACAGAGAGGCACATTCAg GATTATTATGAGGCTACAGTAGAAATCAGTGACTCGGACCCTTGCACATCTCTTATCATTCGTTTACTGTCACTTCAGAATAAAGGTGTTGTGTACATTGATGAAGTGTACATTTATGCTGAGCTGGTTGATTCAACTGATTCAGAAAGTCTGGCTCCTCAAGTAAATTGTGCAACTGGAAGTTCTTTAATGGCCATGTTTGTCCCAACATTACTTCAGATGTCTAAATCTTGTGCAAGTCCAACTCAAGGTGAACAGCCTTCTGACAAATTGGGAAAGGCCAGTAAAGTGaaaaacttaccaaaatcaATTGATCTAAATGAAAATCCGGCTTACTTTTACCAAGGTCAAAAGTTCTGTGCTGATCAGCAGTACATAAAATTGCAAGATGTGGGTGGGTCTAATGCAGAATCAGTTAAATCTGTGCTTCCTAATCAGACTGTAAAAGAAGATGAATCTTTTGATCCTGTTGTGAAAAATGAGTCTCCGTGCAGTCGTATTGAGAAAGTTCTGGAGCAACTTGTGTCTCGAGTGAGCAGAATCGAAGAAGTTTGTTTGAGGTTTGAAGAAAACATGCTTAAGCCCATAAACAGCATGGAGTTGAGGATTCAACAGGTTGAGCAACAGCTAgaatcacttaccaagaacgcTCATGATTCTGGATTTCCAACTGGCACTAGGATTTGTGCTCCATCATTTTCATGTGAATCAAATTCCAGCTCATTCCATAATGGTGGGAGTGACTGCCAGCCTTGTAGGGGACcagagttggaaagaaaggaaatacCTTCTGTTGCTTTTGCGAATCCATCTGATGGCTTTGCTAACTCGGTGAATGCCCCACGTTTCCTTCCAGGTCTTGTGGTCACTGTCCCCGAATTTTCTTGCGGTGATGATGAGCAGGATGATGATGTACTGGAATCTGTCaatgaaaataatcaagatCATGAAGTGTTAAAGTCGTTGAAGGATTCATCTGGGGAAAGAAGGAAAATCGATGATATCTTGGCTGCAGCACTTTCAACATTCTTATCTTCAGCCAGTGATCATCCTTCTAGATGTGAACAAACTTCTGTGGTTGCTTCTGATACTGAGATAATTAGCCAAAAGGGGCAATTGGAAAATCTTCAGATACTTCCAAGCAACGCTCGTGAAGCTGCTACCTGTATAACAGTCAGTGAAGAGCCTCCGAAGTATACTCAAATATTAACGGTTACTGCCCCTGAATTCACTTCTGAGGAAAATGGTGACGAAGAGGATTCAGAGTGTGCCCAGCCTCCTACTCCTGAAGCTTCTAGTTTTGCTAGTAAGAAGAGTGAAGATAACAGTGAAGTACCCTTTTGTGATGCTGAAATTGGAGTTTCTGTGGTTACTTCAGACTCATCTGATTTCTTTGGAAACAAGTCAGCATCTGATCTATTTTCAATCTCTAATGCTGTTCTGCTTACTGGGCGTGGAGTTCCAAACAACATTCTACCTGGTGATGCCCACTCTGGAGGAGCTCATGTTCAAGATCAATCTTTGCAAGAAAGCACTACCTTCAGTTCATTGAGTTCAACGGCTGATCAGGCCAAAGGGTCTGTGGAAACTGATGTTTGTGAGACTATAAAGGAGACTAATCAAGGGCAACCAAGCACAGTTTCATCACCTACAAAGAAGTATGTCCACTCTTTAGGAGCCGATGTGCAAAACCATTTCTCCAAAGAGGATACTACCAGCAGTCTCTTGGAGAGAAGCATCAGTCTGTCTGCTGACAGAGATAAGAACTATGCACAAATTGATGTTTGCCAAACTATTGAGAAAACTGGTATTGACTCAGATGAAAGCAAGGATGTTTTGGAAAAGTACTTTGGATGCCATACAAGTGGAGGTTCtcacaaagaaaggattgctgcTGGTGGTGCACATAGTATTGCTGCTAAAGGGCCTGAAATAGATATGCTGCAAAATGTTTCCAAAACTGCTTCTTTGGTTGATTTTAAATTGCCCATCTTAGATGTGCAATTTGCTGCTCATGAAAATTGCAGTACCCAGCCCCCTCTCGAAGCTCTTCTGAGCGATCTGTCAGAATTCAGTTTTGGTGCAAACTCTCTTGGTAAAGGTGGTGGTGACCTGGACACAGCAAAGGAAATGGATAACCTTTACAGGGACGATTGTGAAACAATAGATCCGGTAACGAGCAGACGTCTTTTGGTGGACTTGGGCATTTATGATATGGTTGTCAGTTCAGACGAAGAAAGTGGACATGATGATTACCGTAATGCCTGCAATCATCATGAAATGGTTGCAAGTCTCATCTGA
- the LOC113727092 gene encoding uncharacterized protein: MAFHVACPITCRRICYCELGFPRKLQKERGKEEFLGEVSRIEEFIKDPWLLKAEANATVQVKVPKVVVVAPPVPPPPPIAAVQRAGAQVVPASVVPPVADGGGGGTGAGAGAAVGDGDEAASAQTKRVALQKQAAAASMVAEDFARRFESGEMVGPVKDDAQEEQGLSNVKVMCRLCFSGESEGSERARKMLPCKSCGKKYHRSCLKAWSQHRDLFHWSSWTCPSCRICEVCRRSGDPNKFMFCKRCDGAFHCYCQQPPHKNVSNGPYLCPKHTKCHSCGSSVPGNGLSVRWFLGYTCCDACGRLFVKGNYCPVCLKVYRDSESTPMVCCDVCQRWVHCQCDGISDAKYLQFQVDGNLQYVCPTCRGECYQVKNLEEAVQELWRRRDEADRDLIANLRAAAGLPTQQEIFSISPFSDDEENAPVVMKNEYGRSLRFSLKGVVDKSPKKSKEYGKKSSNKKSGKKKGHLMSIDSVHEAHQNFERHDDASSFGYDNRTEQVLSSRSGEPDGYFSPVAGSVNDGMCSVNQAGVLKHKFIDEVTASHNNRAHKTVKIKSNKPQGGGLDNGDDSGNQSNMSRATKGPKLVIHIGSRNRNLTTSPRSDGSSYQKDQDMTTSNGSEDVGQPRKNESVHRQENASKHTDGKATVADQKKGSKLRGKDGNLIKIKKANTEAGDMPPKFGGAKLLDEVEQVSGLNTRALGKKSTEVSATGVRIKSEFPASRTNRFSSVPAWDSRPGALADVSDDGNHAPISNSQKESKPLLKLKFKNPISENQSTWAPPKEDERSSVKGQRSKRKRPSPPREKVSTKNEDDASRVYGDRSMDEIMDANWILQKLGKDAMGKRVEVHQPSDNSWHRGTVTEVFEGTSFVSVALDNGKAKNLELGKQGIRFISQKHKRQ; the protein is encoded by the exons ATGGCCTTTCATGTTGCCTGCCCAATTACCTG TCGGAGAATTTGCTAttgcgaattagggtttccgcGGAAGCTGcagaaagagagaggaaaagaggAATTTCTGGGCGAAGTTTCACGAATTGAGGAGTTTATTAAGGACCCCTGGTTGTTGAAGGCCGAGGCGAATGCGACGGTGCAGGTTAAGGTTCCGAAAGTTGTTGTTGTTGCTCCGCCTGTGCCCCCTCCTCCGCCAATTGCAGCAGTTCAGAGAGCTGGGGCGCAGGTAGTGCCTGCGTCTGTGGTTCCGCCGGTGGCGGATGGTGGGGGAGGCGGGACAGGGGCAGGGGCAGGTGCAGCTGTTGGAGATGGGGATGAGGCGGCCTCAGCGCAGACTAAACGTGTGGCCTTGCAGAAGCAGGCTGCTGCTGCTTCAATGGTGGCCGAGGACTTTGCCAGGAGGTTTGAGTCTGGAGAAATGGTG GGTCCTGTCAAAGATGATGCACAAGAAGAGCAGGGTCTGTCAAATGTCAAAGTAATGTGCCGCTTATGCTTCAGTGGTGAAAGTGAAGGAAGTGAAAGAGCAAGGAAAATGTTGCCCTGCAAAAGTTGTGGTAAAAAATATCACAGGAGCTGCTTAAAAGCTTGGTCACAACATAGAG ATCTTTTTCACTGGAGTTCATGGACATGCCCATCTTGCCGAATTTGTGAG GTCTGCCGAAGATCTGGggatccaaacaaatttatGTTCTGCAAAAGATGTGATGGTGCATTCCATTGTTATTGTCAGCAGCCACCCCACAAG AATGTTAGTAATGGACCTTACTTGTGCCCCAAGCACACAAAGTGTCATAGCTGTGGTTCTAGTGTTCCTGGAAATGGCTTAAGCGTGAG GTGGTTTCTTGGCTACACATGTTGCGATGCTTGCGGAAGGTTGTTTGTGAAAGGAAATTACTGTCCAGTTTGCTTAAAG GTGTATAGAGATTCCGAATCCACACCTATGGTCTGCTGTGATGTCTGCCAGCGCTGGGTGCACTGCCAATGTGATGGCATCAG TGATGCTAAATATCTGCAGTTCCAAGTAGATGGAAATCTACAGTATGTATGTCCTACATGTCGTGGAGAATGCTACCAg GTTAAGAATCTTGAGGAGGCAGTTCAGGAGCTCTGGAGAAGGAGAGATGAAGCTGACAGGGATTTAATTGCAAATTTGAGGGCAGCTGCTGGGTTGCCAACGCAGCAAGAGATATTTTCTATCTCACCTTTTtctgatgatgaagaaaatgcaCCTGTAGTGATGAAGAATGAATATGGCCGCTCACTGAGGTTTTCTCTTAAAGGAGTAGTTGATAAATCTCCTAAAAAGAGCAAGGAATATGGGAAGAAATCTTCAAACAAGAAGTCTGGGAAAAAGAAGGGGCATCTGATGTCTATTGACAGTGTTCACGAGGCACATCAGAATTTTGAAAGGCATGATGATGCTTCATCATTTGGTTATGATAATAGGACCGAACAAGTGCTTTCTTCTAGAAGTGGAGAACCTGATGGCTATTTTTCTCCTGTTGCTGGAAGTGTCAATGATGGAATGTGCTCTGTAAATCAGGCCGGGGTTTTGAAGCACAAATTTATTGATGAGGTTACAGCAAGCCATAATAATCGGGCTCATAAAACGGTCAAAATCAAGAGCAACAAACCTCAGGGAGGAGGTTTGGATAATGGGGATGATAGTGGAAATCAGAGTAACATGTCAAGGGCCACAAAGGGACCAAAGCTTGTTATACATATAGGTTCACGAAACAGGAACTTGACTACTTCGCCGAGGTCTGATGGTTCCAGCTACCAGAAGGACCAGGATATGACTACTTCAAATG GAAGCGAAGACGTTGGCCAACCTAGGAAGAATGAATCTGTGCACAGGCAAGAGAATGCATCTAAACATACTGATGGAAAAG CAACTGTTGCTGATCAAAAGAAAGGTTCAAAGCTTAGAGGAAAAGATGGTAACTTGATAAAGATCAAAAAAGCTAACACCGAAGCTGGTGACATGCCTCCCAAATTTGGAGGAGCTAAATTGTTGGATGAAGTTGAACAAGTTTCTGGATTAAACACACGGGCTCTGGGGAAAAAGAGCACGGAGGTTAGTGCAACTGGAGTAAGGATAAAATCTGAATTTCCAGCCTCTAGAACCAATAGATTTTCATCAGTGCCTGCATGGGACAGTAGGCCTGGTGCTTTGGCTGATGTGAGTGATGATGGTAATCATGCACCTATATCAAATTCTCAAAAGGAATCGAAGCCGCTGCTCAAACTCAAATTTAAGAATCCTATATCTGAAAACCAGAGTACTTGGGCTCCTCCTAAGGAGGATGAGAGAAGTTCTGTTAAGGGGCAAAGATCCAAAAGAAAGAGACCCTCACCTCCAAGGGAAAAAGTGTCAACCAAGAATGAAGATGATGCGTCACGAGTATATGGAGACAGAAGTATGGATGAGATCATGGATGCTAATTGGATACTCCAGAAGTTGGGTAAAGATGCTATGGGGAAGAGAGTGGAAGTTCATCAACCATCGGACAATTCCTG GCATAGAGGAACAGTAACTGAAGTGTTTGAAGGCACATCATTTGTCTCAGTTGCCCTTGACAATGGGAAGGCCAAGAACTTGGAACTTGGCAAGCAGGGAATTCGTTTTATATCTCAGAAGCATAAGCGACAATGA